The Streptomyces sp. ICC1 DNA window CCAGGGCCATCGTCCCGGCGGCCCTGGTGGCACTGGCCCGCCGCCATCCGAGGCTCGAGCCGATGGTGTCGGAGACCGACCCGGCGGCGGTCGCGCACGCGCTGCGCGCCGGGGACCTGGACGTGGCCCTGATCCACGAGTACGACTTCGTCCCCGCACCGGACGAGCCCGGGCTGGCGGCGGAGCCGCTCTGCCGGGAGGCGATGTACCATCGGGTCCGGCGGCGGCGGGACTGCCAGACGGCGGCCGCGCCCAGGGCGGCCACCGCCGCGATGCCCGCGAGGAGGCCCGCCGACGGGCCGCCGCCGGAGTCGCCGGAGCCACCCGCGTCGCCGGCTTTCGCCGGGGCGGGGGCGGTCTCCGCGACCGGCTCGCCGCAGCCCTGGTCAGCGAGCTGCTCCCCGACGTCCCCGACGACACCCACCCGCGCGACCTCTCCGAGGGCCAACGCCTGGCCCTGGCCCTCGCCCTGGTGCTGACCGGCCGCCCGGCCCTGCTCCTCCTCGACGAGCCGACGCGCGGTCTCGACTACGCCGCCAAGGCCCGCCTCGTCGAGATCCTGCGCGCGCTGGCCGCCGACGGCCACGCCATCGTCCTGGCCACCCACGACGTGGAACTCGCCGCCGAGCTCGCCCACCGGGTGGTGATCCTGGCCGGCGGCGAGATCGTCGCGGACGGCCCGACCGCCGAGGTCGTCGTCTCCTCCCCCGCCTTCGCACCGCAGGTCGCCAAGATCCTGGCCCCGGGCCACTGGCTCACGGTCTCCCAGGTCGCCGCGGCCCTCGTCCTCGTCACCCTCATCGGCATCGCCGCCTTCGGCTGGCCCCTCCTCGCCGACCGCCAGTCCGGCTTCGCCCACTCCCAGGACGCCCCCTGGCTCTTCGCCGCCCTGCTGCCCCTGCTCGTCGGGGTGGTCGTCGCGACCATCGCGGACGACGGCATGGACGCCAAGGCCGTCGCCATGCTCGGCGTACTGGCCGCCGTCGGGGCCGCGCTGCGCCCCCTGGGCGCGGGCACGGCCGGTCTCGAGCCGATGTTCTTCCTGATGGTGCTGAGCGGCCGCGTCCTCGGCCCGGGATTCGGCTTCGTCCTCGGCGCGGTCACGATGTTCGCGTCGGCCCTGCTCACGGGCGGGGTGGGGCCGTGGATGCCGTTCCAGATGCTCGCGATGGGCTGGTTCTCGCTCGGCGCGGGCCTGCTGCCGGGGCCGGACCGGATCAGGGGACGGGCCGAGCTGGCGATGCTCGCGCTGTACGGGTTCCTGGGCTCGTTCGCGTACGGCACGGTCATGAACCTGCAGGGCTGGGTGATCCTGCAGGGCATGGGCCAGGGCATCTCCTTCCACCCGGGGGACCCGGTGGCCGCGAACCTGACCCGCTTCCTGGCCTACTGCCTGGCGACGTCGCTGGGCTGGGACCTGGGGCGGGCCGCGCTGACCGTCGTACTGACGCTCACGATCGGCCCGACGCTGCTGAAGGCGTTGCGGCGGGCGACGCGGAAAGCTGCCTTCGACGCGCCCGTTTCCTTCGATCCGGGGGCCGGATCCGACCCCGAACCTTCCCCTGAAAGGGATACGGACGCGCACGGAGCGTGAGATCCGGTCCCCCCGGCGGTGACCCGCCCCACAGGACCCACGTCACATACGAACCGGGATCGTAGTCCCTAAAGGTCCCATATCCACCCCCACACACCAGCCCCGACCTGCACCGATACCCGCCCGGCCGGCGGGGGGCCGTTCCGCCCCGGCTGCGAGGACCACTAGTAAGAGCGGTCGTTGCCAGCGGCCTCGAACAACCATGCGCGGCGAAGACCGCTGGCTGCGGCAGAGTGGTTAAGCGGGGGGGGGGGGGCGAGGCGGCGGGGGGGGGAGGTGATCCCGGGCGAGGTGGATCGGCCGGGCCTGCGGGACGGTGCGGAGGTCACCCGCGTACCGCCGTGAGGCTCTGGCGGGCGGGGCCCGGCGCGCTCGCGG harbors:
- a CDS encoding LysR family transcriptional regulator, yielding MLDVRRLRLLRELARRGTIAAVAEALSFSPSAVSQQLGVLEREAGLPLLERTGRRVRLTPAGQNLVRYAEEVLELLERADADLAEARSGLAGALRIGSFPTATRAIVPAALVALARRHPRLEPMVSETDPAAVAHALRAGDLDVALIHEYDFVPAPDEPGLAAEPLCREAMYHRVRRRRDCQTAAAPRAATAAMPARRPADGPPPESPEPPASPAFAGAGAVSATGSPQPWSASCSPTSPTTPTRATSPRANAWPWPSPWC
- a CDS encoding ECF transporter S component encodes the protein MLAPGHWLTVSQVAAALVLVTLIGIAAFGWPLLADRQSGFAHSQDAPWLFAALLPLLVGVVVATIADDGMDAKAVAMLGVLAAVGAALRPLGAGTAGLEPMFFLMVLSGRVLGPGFGFVLGAVTMFASALLTGGVGPWMPFQMLAMGWFSLGAGLLPGPDRIRGRAELAMLALYGFLGSFAYGTVMNLQGWVILQGMGQGISFHPGDPVAANLTRFLAYCLATSLGWDLGRAALTVVLTLTIGPTLLKALRRATRKAAFDAPVSFDPGAGSDPEPSPERDTDAHGA